The Triticum urartu cultivar G1812 chromosome 6, Tu2.1, whole genome shotgun sequence genome includes the window attacgaagagcttgggaatcattttcgtcaccccttgcatattatagtgcatcatgaagctctagtaacttggtgatagtgactagagaactctgtcaatcactatcttatctggaagattaactcccactcgattcaagtgattgtagtactcagacattttgagcacatgctcactggttgagctattctcctccatcttgtaggcaaagtacttgtcagaagTCTCACACTTcttgactcgggcatgagtctgaaataccattttcatctcttggaacatcttatgctctgtggcgttcaaaatggtttttgaagtcccggttctaagccctatagcatggcgcactaaactatcaagtagtcatgataccgagcttgccaaacattcataacgtgtGCATCTATTCCTGCAATAGTCATGTTagctagtggtgcatcaagggcgtaattcttctgtgcagcaatgaggataatgttggggaacgtagtaatttcaaaaaaattcctacgcacacgcaagatcatggtgatgcatagcaacgagaggggagagtgtgtccacgtaccctcgtagaccaaaagcggaagcgttagcacaacgcgattgatgtagtcgtacgtcttcatgatccgaccgatccaagtactgaacgcatggcacctccgagttcagcacacattcagctcgatgatgtcccgcgaacttcgatccagcagagcttcacgggagagttccgtcagcacgacggcgtgctgacggtgatgatgttgctaccaacgcagggcttcgcctaagcaccgctacgatataaccgaggtggaatatggtggaggagggcaccgcaaatggctgggagagatcaacagatcaacttgtgtgtctagagatgccccctgcccccgtatataaaggagcaagggggaggccggccggccctctatgggcgctccaggaggaggagtcctcctcctagtaggagtaggactcccctttcctactcctactaggaggaggaaaggaaggaggagaaggagaaggagggagagggaggaaaaggaggaaaggggggccggccccctagtccaattcggtttgggctaggggggccgcgcaccctacctcctctcttccaccacttggcccatgaggcccattacttcttcctcgtattctcgtaactccctggtacccccgaaaatacccgaatcactcggaacctttccgatgtctgaatatagtcgtccaatatatcgatctttacgtctcgaccatttcgagactcctcgtcatgtccctgatctcatccgggactccgaactaccttcggtacatcaaatcacataaactcataatacaatcgtcaccgaaactttaagcgtgcggatcctatgggttcgagaactatgtagaaatgaccgagacacatctccggccaataaccaatagcggaacctggatgctcatattggctcccacatattctacgaagatctttatcggtcaaaccgcataacaacatacgttgttccctttgtcatcggtatgtttcttgcccgagattcgatcgtcggtatctcaatacctagttcaatctcgttaccggaaagtctctttactcgtttcgtaatacatcatctgacaactaactcattagttgcaatgcttgcaaggctttaagtgatgtgcattaccgagagggcccagagatacctctccgacaatcggagtgacaaatcctaatctcgaaatacgccaacccaacaagtacctttggagatacttgtagagcacctttataatcacccagttacgttgtgacgtttgttagcacacaaagtgttcctccggtaaacgggagttgcataatctcatagtcataggaacatgtataagtcatgaagaaagcaatagcaacaaactaaatgatcaagtgctatgctaacagaatgggtcaagtcaatcacatcattttctaatgatgtgaccccattaatcaaatgacaactcatgtctatggctagaaaacttaaccatctttgattcaacgagctagtcaagtagaggcatactggtgacactctgtttgtctatgtattcacacatgtattatgtttccgtttaatacaattctagcatgaataataaacatttatcatgaaataaggaaataaataataactttattattgcctctagggcatatttccttcagtctcccacttgcactagagtcaataatctagttcacatcgccatgtgatttagcatcaatagttcacatcaccatgtgattaacacccatagttcacatcatcatgtgaccaacacccaaagggtttactagattcaataatctagttcacatcgctatgtgattaacgcccaaagagtactaaggtgtgatcatgttttgcttgtgagagaagtttagtcaatgggtctgccacattcagatccgtaagtattttgcaaatttctatgtcaacaatgctctgcactaagctactctagctaattgctcccactttcaatatgtatccagattgagactttgagtcatctggatcagtgtcaaaacttgcatcgacgtaaccttttacgacgaaccttttatcacctccataatcgagaaacatatccttattccactaaggataatttggaccaatgtccagtgatctactcctagatcactattgtactcccttgccaaactcagggcagggtatacaataggtctggtacatagcatggcatactttatagaacctatggctgaggcatagggaatgactttcattctctctctatcttctgccgtggtcgggttttgagtcttactcaacttcacacctttgtaacactggcaagaactccttctttgactgttccattttgaactacttcaaaatcttgtcaaggtatgtactcattgaaaaacttatcaagcgtcttgatctatctctatagatcttgatgctcaatatgtaagcagcttcaccgaggtctttctttgaaaaattcctttcaaacattcctttatgctttgcagaataaatctacattatctccgatcaacaatatgtcatacacatatgcttatcagaaatgttgtagtgctcccactcactttcttgtaaatacaggcttcaccgcaagtctgtataaaactatatgctttaatcaacttatcaaagcgtatatattccaactccgagatgcttgcaccagtccatagatggatccctggagtttgcatattttgttagcacctttaggattgacaaaaccttcgggttgcatcatatacaactcttctttaataaattcattaaggaatgcaattttgtttatctatttgccagatttcataaaatgcggcaattgctaacatgattcagacagacttaagcatagatgcgagtgagaaactctcatcgtagtcaacaccttgaacttgtcgaaaacctttttgcgacagttctagctttgtagatggtaaccctactatcaacgtccgtcttcctcttgaagatccatttattctcaatggctcgccgatcattgggcaagtcaatcaaaatccatactttgctctcatacgtggatctcatctcagatttcatggcctcaagccatttcgcggaatctgggctcatcatcgcttcctcatagttcataggttcgtcatggtcaagtaacatgacctccagaacaggattaccgtaccactctggtgcggatctcactctggtttacctacgaggttcggtagtaacttgatctgaagttacatgatcatcatcattagcttcctcactaattggtgtagtagtcacaggaacagatttctgtgatgaactactttccaataagggagcaggtacagttacctcatcaagttctactttcctcccactcacttctttcgagagaaactccttctctagaaaggatccattctcagcaatgaatatcttgccttcggatctgtgatagaaggtgtacccaacattttcttttgggtatcctatgaagatttacttctccgatttgggttcgagcttatcatgttgaaactttttcacataagcatcacagtcccaaactttaagaaacgacagcttaggtttctcgccaaaccacagttcatacggtgtcgtctcaacggatttagatggtgccctatttaacgtgaatgtagctgtctctaatgcataaccccaaaacgatagtggtaatcggtaagagcatcatagatcgcatcatatctaataaagcacggttacgacgttcggacacaccattacactatggtgttccaggtggcgtgagtagtgaaactatttcacattgttttaactgaaggccaaactcgtaactcaaatattttacttctgcgatcatatcttagaaacttttatttttgttacgatgattctccgcttcactctgaaattctttgaactttttaaatatttcagacttgtgtttcatcaagtagatatactcatatctgctcaaatcatctgtgaagatcagaaaataatgatatctgccgcgagcctcaatattcatcggaccacatacatcagtatgtatgatttccaacaaatctgttgctcgctccattgttctggagaacggagtcttagtcatcttgcccatgaggcatggttcgcaagcatcagctgattcataatcaagtgattccaaaagcccatcagcatggattttcttcatgcgctttacaccaatatgacctaaacggcagtgccacaaataagttgcactatcattattaagtttgcatcttttggcttcaatattatgaaaatgtgtatcaccacgatcgagatccaacaaaccattttcattgggtgtatgaccatagaaggttttattcatgtaaacagaacaacaattattctctaacttacatgaataatcggattgcaataaacatgatccaatcatatttatgctcaacgcaaacaccaaataacatttatttaggttcaacactaatcccgaaagtatagggagtgtgcgatgatgatcatatcaatcttggaaccacttccaacacacatcgtcacttcacccttaactagtctctgtttattttgcaactcccatttcgagttactactcttagcaactgaaccagtatcaaataccgaggggttgctataaacactagtaaagtacacatcaataacatgtatatcaaatatagctttgttcactttgccatccttcttatccaccaaatacttggggtagttccgcttctagtgaccagtccctttgtagtagaagcacttagtctcaggcttaggtccagacttgggcttcttcacttgagcagcaacttgcttgtcgttcttcttgaagttccccttcttcccttttgcccttttcttgaaactagtggtcttgtctaccatcaacacttgatatttttcttgatttctaccttcgttgatttcagcattacgaagagattgggaatcgtttccgttatcccttgcatatcatagttcatcacgaagttctactaacttggtgatggtgactagagaattctgtcaatcactattttatctggaagattaactcccacttgattcaagcgattgtagtacccagacaatctgagcacatgctcactgcttgagctattctcctccatcttttagctatagaacttgttggagactttatatctttcaactcgggtatttgcttgaaatattaacttcaactcctagaacatctcatatgttccatgacattcaaaacgtctttgaagtcccgattctaagccgttaagcatggtgcactaaactatcaagtagtcatcatattgagctagccaatcGTTCAGAAcatctgtatctgctcctgcaataggtctgtcacctagcgatgcattaaggacataattcttctgtgcagcaatgaggataatcctcagatcacggatccaatccgcatcattgctactaacatttttcaacttagttttctctaggaacatataaaaattaaacggggagcaacaccgtgagctattgatctacaacatagatatgctaatactaccaggactaagttcatgataaattaaagttcaattaatcatattacttaagaactcccacttagatagacatccctctaatcatctaagtgatcacgtgatccaaatcaactaaaccataaccgatcatcacgtgaaatggaatAGCTTTCAATGgcgaacatcattatgttgatcatatctactatatgattcacgctcgacctttcagtctcagtgttccgaggccatatctattatatgctaggctcgtcaagtttaacctgagtattctgcgtgtgcaaaactggcttgcacccgttgtagatggacgtagagcttatcacacccgatcatcacgtggtgtctgggcacgacgaactttggcaacggtgcatactcagggagaacacttttatcttgaaatttagtgagagatcatcttataatgctaccgtcaactaaagcaagataagatgcataaaagacaaacatcacatgcaatcaaaaatatgtgacatgatatggccatcatcatcttgtgcctttgatctccatctccaaaacatcgtcatgatttccatcgtcaccggcaagacaccatgatctccatcatcttgatctatatcaatgtgtgtcacatggttgtctcaccaacaattgctcttgcaactattgctatcgcatagcgataaagtaaagcaattatttgccgcttgcatcttatgcaatagagagataaccataaggcttttgccagttgccgataacttcaacaaaacatgatcatcttatacaacaacttatatctcatcacgtcttgaccatatcacatcacaacatgccctgcaaaaataagttagacgtcctctactttgttgttgcaagttttacgtggctgctacgggcttagcaagaaccgttcttaccaacgcatcaaaaccacaacgatagtttgtcaagttggtgctattttaaccttctcaaggaccgggcgtagccacactcgattcaactaaagttggagaaactgacacccgctaatcacctgtgtgcatagcacggcggtaaaaccagtctcgcgtaagcgtacgcgtaatgtcggtccgggccgcttcatccaacaataccgccgaaccaaagtgtgacatgctggtaagcagtatgacttatatcgcccacaactcacttgtgttctactcgtgcatattacaccaacgcataaaacctaggctctgataccactgttggggaacgtagtaatttcaaaaaaattcctacgcgcacgcaagatcatggtgatacatagcaacgagaggggagagtgtgtccacgtaccctcgtagaccgaaagcggaagcgttagcacaacgcgattgatgtagtcgtacgtcttcatgatccaaccgattcaagtaccgaacgcacgacaccttcgagttcagcacacgttcagctcgatgacgtcccgtgaacttcgatccagcaaagcttcacgggagagttccgtcagcacgacggcgtgctgacagtgatgatgttgctaccgacgcagggcttcacctaagcaccgctacgatataaccgaggtggaatatggtggagggggcaccgcacaccgctgggagagatcaacagatcaacttatgtgtctagaggtgccccctgccccgtatataaaggagcaagggggaggccggtcggccctctatgggcgcgccaggaggaggagtcctcctcctaggagtaggactcccctttcctactcatactaggaggaggaaaggaaggaggagaaggagaaggaaggagagggaggaaaaggaggaaagggggcccaccccctagtccaattcggtttgggctaggggggccgcgcgccctgcctcctctcttccaccacttggcccatgaggcccattacttcttcctcgtattcccgtaactccccagtacccccgaaaatacccgaatcactcggaacctttccgatgtctgaatatagtcgtccaatatatcgatctttacgtctcaaccatttcaagactcctcgtcatgtccctgatctcatccgagactttgaactaccttcagtacatcaaatcacataaactcataatacaatcgtcaccgaaactttaagcgtgcggaccccacgggttcgagaactatgtagacatgaccgagacacgtctccggacaataaccaatagcggaacctggatgctcatattggctcccacatattctacgaagatctttatcggtcaaaccgcataacaatatacgttgttccctgtGTCATcggcagtccataggagaatcacacggtaccccgggatttccaaaaatacaagcaacactaggttccccaggtgcctcaattcacccagatgtgtattaaatttgccaccttaagttaaccattaattcaAAATACCCACgtctgtcatgaatacactcaaacccaaaccacgtctacgagcataacataacaatataagcaacatagaagtaactcccataggtttgataataaataggtgaataggtactacctcatctacttccaaacccacaatttaaatcagatcctaaccatgcaattttTTGATGATTGAtataatgcaataaaactgggtagtaaagaggtatgatcaaagtgttacttgccttgccgatgatccgtgaaacctagagactcgtagtagcacgcttcgcactccgggtactctatcacaatcaaacaagcatacaataagcaatcaagcaaagatgcacgggtaaaactcaagtaagaagatctaaccagaaagttcaacttaagaactccggtttgcaaaaagaatcaaatcaaacgaaacaacgaaactcaaactgcgaaagaaacaagcttcgattactaacctggactaaagtcaaattttacagtagaaaaaacttTTTTAAGTTGATTAtccagaaagagggtttcgagacaaaactctagccgcttgaatcacctgattccgataaacgagcgaaaagataaactaaaacgaaaattggatcagaaatcgcgatcgaaaataatcgcgaaaaatccgagaaaaaaaaCCTGACGAACAGgataacgaacgaacgttcgctgtctgcggctaaacggtgaaaatcgttcattaaaacgaacggacgaatgggcgttcgctaaataaatgaaccgacgaaaaaccgacgaaccgatctaaaaaaatgAATTAGGGTTTATAAAAAAGACCGAACGGTTTtaaaagaaaaaccggcggcggctacctcgagTCCGGCGGGattccggcgaggcggcggcgagctccgTCGTGGTAGTTCGCAGGCGGCGTGGGCGCGGGCGGCAAGTAGCGGCGGCGCGGCGACTCGGGCTAGGGTTTGCGAGGGGGCGCAGGACGACTGGGCTGTCGGGGTCCTGGGGTCGCGGCTTAAAAAGGCCGGCCCGAGGTGTCCTGGCTGgatacggcccgaagtcggttacACTTTTTTTGAAACAATCtgacgtgcagaaaaagaaagaaaaaaaatactaaacggactccaaaaatcccgaaataaattttccccgtcctctaaaaatatgccggacaaggtgaacatttatttgggcctataaTGTACCCCTAATAATAAAGCGCCGATCGCTTGTGGTCGTCCGTCGCGGCTTTTTTGCAAAACATCCTTATACTTTTTGGTAATTGAACCCGCAAACCTTTTTAAGTGGATCTAAGAAACTTTTTTTTACAAATTAACCATTCCGCGCTCCTTTGTGTCTATCCCTCGACCCCGGCTTGGATCTGGCGacgccgccaccccgccgccggcccgcgtcTTCTGCCGCCCCCTGCTGGCCCGCGCTCTCCCCCACCGCCGCTGGCCTCCATCCTCTCCGTACCAGTGATCTCCCCTCCTCTCCTGTCCCTTCCCTTTTCTTCCCCAGATCGAGAAGGGAGGCCATGGCACTCCCGCCGTGGCTAGATCCAGACCAAGCCCGTGGGGTTCCAGCTCGACCTCCTCGTAGCGACAACGGCGGCGGGATCCGCGGATCCCCGACCATGGCGATCCGAGCGCCAAGACGCAGGCGTGTGGAGAGAGGAGGCAGCGCGGCCATGGCGTTCTAGCTGCAGCCGGATCACTGGTTCCACCACGAGTTACTCGCAGTTGCCAGTGACGACGGCGACTTCGAACTCTAGCGGGCACTCCAGCTcgtcttcctccacacctccgctCCTGCCCGTCTTCCCCGGTGTCATTCTCCTACAGAACCTCGACCCTCACAATGGCCCCTCATCATTACTGTCCTCTTCAGAAGAGCTTTGTTTAAGCTGAGCTTCTCTTTCGGCCACCTGCTCTTCTTCTCTTTCCATTTGCCTTACCAATCACTTCACTATTTCTTCTGTCAGATTAATCTCTCTAAGCTTAATTCCGTCCTCGACGCGCTGGATGCCCAAGTTGTTGGGTAACTAATAACAAGATTTCAGGAAGAAATAGTTAAGATCTTGTAGGTTACTGAACACTCCAGATAGTTAAAAGAAATCTTACTTTCTGAGTGGAGTCAACAGACAACAGGATGAAGCTTCTGAAGATGTCGCGGTTTGACATTCATACTCTCAATTTGAAGCTGCATATCACTCTGTTGAGCCAAAAAAGATCATAAATTTCACATTCATTTGGGTGAACATGTTAGCTTTCATGTAGTGATATTTTGCTTTGGCAGTGTACATCGTATGATGCTGAGGCCTAGAGATGAACTCTTCCATCATCTTAGAAGAAAAAAGTTTGTACCCAATAGAATGAAATATTTTTGACCAGGGTGAAACGGCTACCTGGTCATGAGAATGCCTCAGGTGTGTTGCAGTTTCTGAAACTACTGCATGCAGATTAGAGATATCTCGGAAGCTCCTGTAAACTGAATCCCCGCTGCTGCTGCTACTGAGCCGCGCTACTGATGTGATTGAGTGTGAATTTGTCTTCAGGGTTGTATCAGCATGGTAAGAGATCTCGCTGACAGCACTGCCTGAAGGGCTAGCTCCCCTGTTGGCTGACCTATTTATATTTGCGAGTGCGTGGTCACGCTGCGATGAGAGAGATGACTGGCGCAATAATACAGCTGTTGTTCCATTTCTGTCAGCCCACTCTACTGTAGACAAAATAGTTAG containing:
- the LOC125517317 gene encoding uncharacterized protein LOC125517317, whose amino-acid sequence is MWLPLLIVCRKLKGSKTATKISKCIPSLCTTHAVSKGKLSFMHSATPDACETPKAISSSTVCSPSSRSLSNAPSVEWADRNGTTAVLLRQSSLSSQRDHALANINRSANRGASPSGSAVSEISYHADTTLKTNSHSITSVARLSSSSSGDSVYRSFRDISNLHAVVSETATHLRHSHDQSDMQLQIESMNVKPRHLQKLHPVVC